The DNA window GGTTTCTCCCATGCTAAGATACGCGCTGCGGTGTTTCTCCCTATTCTATTCCCCAACCTTTTCGGTGAGAAAAGAAGGCGAAGCAGAAGAACAGGCTCAGTAGGGTTTATTGTCCTTTACTGATTAACAGGTGTGTGTGCAAACAGTGCTGTTGAGTTGAGCGCAGGAGAGAGGACGAACTGTACAATACCAACAGCTAACGGTCCATAAGATACAGTaggtggagagagaggaaaaaaccTCCTGAGGGGAGAGTAAGGTAGGGAGTGACTATGCATAAAAGGTTACAGgtgagaggtcagaggtcagtccTTGGCAGTCTAGCACCAGGGTCCCTTATATCCCACCTGCCCCTCCCAAGAGACAATTCAAAGTCCCAGAGGTGGACTGGCTGTCTTCTTTGGGGTTGATTGCAATGAGGGCTCTCATTTGGGAGAATCCCTGATATGAGTTCTGTGGTTGGGTACACAGCAACCTGCatgccctgtcacccatacagaGTGTAGATGAACCTGGGTGACAAGCAGGAGACCAGTGTCAGACTAacaaaggttgtgaggtggagaGTAGTGAGAAAATAAGTCAGACAGCTATTCTGCATCCAAGCCTTATAGATGAGCATGAGGAGTTTGAAGTTGGCaggaaacctgataggaagccagtacaaggactccaggacagaagtaatgtgatcacttgcactaggccttttcaggattctggctgctgaattctaGACATTCTGAATTGTGTTCAGAGTGGATATAGACACCTCAGTAATCAATTCTAGAAATGTGTTGACGACTTTGTTAAACAGCTTTTCAGCTCCAGTGAGAGACATAGGCCATAGTCtcgcaatatttctgaggtggaagaatgctttttcaatttctttttacaTGTAGGGCAAATGTCAAGTCTGGATCAAGTATCACTTCCAAGTTCTTCATCTTTGAAGATGACCCTGTCTTGCGTTGGCAAAATTATCAACAGTGTGTGATGGTGTATTAAAAgtgtaattacattttgaagCTAGTCTGTAATGTATGTGATCAGTAATTGAACTCGTCAAGTATGATAACAAATGTTATCATGACCATGCTGttgtttgttattgtgaaaagTTCCCTACCACAATGTTGGAGTTATATGACTTATAGGCCACACTGGTGCATCAACTGGAATTTCTTGCAAGAAATGATGTGATGGGGATTTCTATTCTTTGAAACATTGACTACAAAGGAGGCTGTGTGGCACTGTTTTTCGGAAACTGCAGCAGCCCCCTTTTAAATTGCTCTAGATTTAttttgccagaaaaaaaaaaccctatcaACAGCTGATTTGGAGACATGACTTCCACCTACCCATTGACTGAAGCCCAACCCACTTCACGCCCTGCCCCCCACCCCTGTAAGGGGGTCAACCTTACAGTTATGCAGTCAATGAAGCAAAGCACCAAACATCCTATCATACAAAACTGCCAAAATGACAGTTGCAAGAGTAACTTGTCAAAAATATCCCAGACATTGACCAAAGGTCAAACAgcataaaaaagaaaggaaaatatattGTTACAGAGTGATGAAAGGGGGTGTAGGGCAGTGGCCTGGAGTGTATGTTTGCTTTACGCATATAATGGCCAATGTTTCTGTCAGGATGTGTTGTTTTTTacctgctttcttttttaatcaagGTCTCCAAGCCTTCATGGCACAAACAGTAAGACACTTTCAACAACTTTTAAAGTAAACTCTACATACTGCAGTGTAAAAGTGTCAAACAGTATGACTCGAATAtcctgttaaaagaaaatacaaaatttaaCAGTCAGTCAATTCAGTCAGACAGTGACAGTCTTACTTAAGATGTTTAATTaatcaaatacaaaatgtataccCTTGTTGTTATTTGGTGTTGAAACTTTGGATAGATGACTGTTAAAACAGACTTTGTggtcttaacatactgtaagatacTAAAATAAATGATGGCTCAGTGTTAGGTACTGGAAGAGAATAACACAAAAATGAACCcgtaaaaaacaaacttttattgttattttaggAATACATTAGACTGCTGTGCACAGCACATACGTACAAAAATAGAAGGAAAACATTTCATATACATATTTGTTTAGAAACAAATTATCAGATAATTCTGTGTTTCCTACAAATTTACAATAATAACAAATCAGTACTAAGGCAGAAGGTGAGGTatatgttaacaaaaaaaaggaaatttgaGATGGCACTCTTCTTCAGTGCAGGAATACAAAATTCTGAGGAGATATAATGTACAAAGGCTGCTCTTGAGTTTGGTTGCACTCTCCTTTTTACACATACTGTTCACACACTCCCTAGTTTTGCAAGTATGCTGTTCAATTGTCAACAAAAAGTCATTAAGTGTGGGACACTTAGTGGATATTAGTGGTGCAGATAAAAGTAACTTAATTAAAGCCAAAGGTTTTATTGAGAATGTCCCCAAATGCATAATAATCCCTTTTTGTCCCCACTCAGCAAGCATTCTGTGGCACCCAGTGGCTGTACTACGTTGCTGCACTTTCAAGCACCTTTTGGAATAACAGTAACACAAACTCTTTATATTGTGTGAAGAGAGAAAGTGTACCACAGAAGCAGGCACAGTTATCATTGTTATCGCTTTCGGGCACAATCACTGCTTTCGAGTCACTGGAACAACGTCAACAACAGAACAAGTTCTTTCAACTTTGAACTTGGATTAACCTGAGTGGCCTTCTAACTTGGGAGTGTCCCTGAAAAACAAGGGAAAGAGATCAACTGGAACACCACAACCCGCCATTACTTTGTTTTGACCTCTCATTTTCCACAGTTCGATAACTCATTAGATGCCCTTCTTTTCACATTCACCACCAATACCCATCAAACAGCCTACAAGAAACAAGTGTTATCAGAGAAGAAAATGAATTTGTGTCTATAATGCCTTGTCCCAAATTACCTCAAGCCATTATGTCTGAACGTGCTTGTAATTCCAACTCAATTATTTAATCACACTAACATCGACTTTCCTGATTACAGTCCACTTTAAAAATTCACCATGACACTTGCACTCTCTAGTGTTATTTATGTAGTTATAAGCCTTACAAAAAAGCCTTTTTTATGCACCTAGCTAAGGAGAAACTTCACCTTTTTGTTTAATTAGTTCACAGTGCAGGGGGATCTCCATGAATGATGTGAAGCAAATCCCTAAAGCCCTCTACCTAATGGgacttttttaagaaaaaagctTGCTCACACAATTCAAggtaatttcacattttctacAAAACGATCAAGCAGAATCCAGCAAAGTCTCATGCTAACGGGCTGTAGGGCATTGTAATGAAGCCTTTTACAGGACTTGCTAGCCTTTTCATAAACACCTCTGCAGGCTCTCGAGAGACTTATGAACCCCAAACTACTTTTACATATGAAACAGCCAAATGACAGCAAAATTATCTCAAAAAGGGTGAAAGGTTCTTTCCAAACTTGGAACTCCAATCCACCCGCCTGCGATAACAAAACCCTGATAAACTCCACACTGTCAAAGACATATCCCGCTTACAAATGTTGAGACACACAGAGTAGACCAGCCTGAAAGCTTTTCAATTGCATTTCCTCTGAGTTTGGAACAGATGCAAGAATCAGTATTTCGAGGTGCCCTCAACTGtaactgtaatcaagtgttgcaGTACCCTGCCGAAAGCTTTTAAAATCGGTGGAGGTATGACAGATCAGAATgagtgtttttcttgtttttgacaCAAAAGGAGCATAGACAAAGACCaataaaaaaattggaaaatccGAACAGCCAACGTAGTACCATTATGCTATtttcaaagttatttttctgtttaaatgtcCAATTAGAGATACAGGATTCAAAACTATTGGGGCGGGGGGAGACGTGACTTTCAGGGGACATCAAAACCATGTCACCAGAAAAGAAATTTGATTCCGTACACATATGAGATTTTATTGCATGTCAGAAAATGTGACATAGTGTGGCCTGCTAATACTTATCTTGTAACGTCCTTCGGTAATTTATTTTCAAGCCACCCCAGGTTTGAACTGAGGGAAATATCTGCTGGGTGTATCTGGGGTGTGTGTGAACTCAGCAGTTATACACTAGTAAGGAAGGTACACCAATGGATACTCTTTTAGCAGCCTTTAGTCTTTTGACAAGCAGGTAAGCATATCCTTCTCACATTCAGCTGAAGGTGCAAGGCTGTCTACAAAACAGCCCCTGAATTCCGTTCGCTCAGTACTTGTAATGCATATAGGCTGTGCACAACAACTGAACCATGAGGGTCTCAGTGTGTTCATGGATGAGTCTTACACAGTGTCGGGGAAAAAGGCTGAAGTTAATCCCTAAGACATAGCAGCGTCTAGTAATGTTATCCCTGCAACCTGAAGAGCTAACCCTTGAGCTGCAAGGAATGGGCAGTGCTTGCGTGAACAGCTCTGACCTTGTACTAAAAATGGTTTAAATGGGGAGCGAAGCACCCCATTACTGCAGGAATTTCAAAGCTCCTGTGAACCGGCCGTTTTTATAGAGACAACCGAGCGGTGAAGTCTTCTCAGGTATTTGGGAAGGAGCCTCCACCCCTGCATGACTAGCATTCTCCTGGGGTTAAACAAACAATGGGCGGTGCATGTGGTGTCCCATAAGTCTCTTCTAGATTaggcctttttttttccagttccaAAAAAGGACAGCTATTCTGGGCAAAGAACGGCCTTTGCATGCAAGTACAGATAATGCATGTTACACACAGCCCGGTTGTCACTGTCACCGCTTTGTATCGAAATAAGCACTCCCCCTACATAGAGGAGGTTATTATTCCCACAACACATATCCAGGCCTCAGAATTAATGTCAGCCCTTGGCAACAGCTTCTGCATCTGCAGCTAAGCCTGCCGGATAGTGCCGTGTTTCTGAATCTGCTGTTTTATCAGCTTGACATTGTATTGCATACACGTTATCTCAGTGTCATGGCTGCTTCTGTGTCTCTAACCCCTTGAGGGCTtccttttaatgcatttttttttacaattcaaGTATTATCAATTCACATTCTTTACGAAATCACACTGCTTTCCTATACGTTTCAGCACCCGCACAACGACACATCTGCCAGTTCCCTAGTGGCAGGAGTATGAAAGGACCACCGAGAACTGGCAGCAAGTCTGGGATTGACACCCAGACGCACAACTCCCTGACattgtcttaaaaaaaaaacagcttccgCAAATTATACTAAATAAGAAGtaaactgaaaagcaaaaaagaaaatgtgtaacAAGTCTGCTTTTTTGCTTGCAGTTCTGAGAAAGAAATGGAACCCAAGTGACAATGTTTGAAAAGGCTATTTGAGAGGTCCGTTTGGATGAAACAGAACGATGTACTTTtcttagtgtgtgtgtgtatatatactgtggGTGTGGATTTTCAGTCATTGACATATTAAAACTGGTGTTTGGCTTCTTTCATGAAGGTATTGCTCTGCTCGAGCAGTCCTGAACAAAAGTACAGCTCTCTCGTGGTGAATCAAAATGATGATTTGGCCAAGATTACCTGAAAGTTCTTCATAGCAGCAGAAGAAATGCGTGGCTGAGTGTCAACCCTATTTCTGACTCTCGCGAGTGTGTTAACAGTGCGTTGGCAAAAATCAAACCAGCCCAGTTAGGGAACAGGATTTCCCCTTAAAACATTGAAGAGAAAACCTTCCAGCCCCCCAGGGGTTAAGCAGCAGAAAAGTCAATGGAAATTCTATTCAGCGCAACTCCATATATCCTTTCCAATTATGAGGTTGCTGTTTGAGGTAATAAAAAGTATCCATTTCACTCCTAAAAGCTAAGTATATTAGTCATCCCAATGACAGGGTTAAGTCTCTACCAGTTATGGCAAGCACCCATATAAACTAAAGAGGTCATTTAAGCCTCTTCCctgtaatatataattataagcaGCAATATTTGGCATATACAAGTTCTAATACAAAGTGTACTAAccaaatatacatataaaagacaaaataaatactATCATAAATACTGCAGTTTTGCAGTCAGTTTGCATGTTAATGTTTACCTGGGAGAATATTCACATGTGCAAAATAATGAGTTACTGTTGGTGCTTTCCTCAGATTCTGGGAAGAAAATGCGTCACAGTTATCGCTGGCGAGACCTTGTTGCCTCTCTTCACCCGTCCGTGTTTGCTAAGTGCTATGTAGGCGCCGCCATAGACTGAGGACTCGTAGGCATTGTAATTATTGGGCAGCAGGATTTCTTTGAACTTGCACTCATCTTGGAAAGTGGCCTGcgtggaagaaaataaaaacgtcAGTGGGAGATGAGCTCTGCCTTTCATAATGAAAAGAGCAGTACGGTGGCGTGTGCATGTTTGTATGTCCAGTGCACTTATTTTGTTTTGCGTAATCGACCCCAGAGATGTCCACTTCTGGTCCTGGAGAATGCCAATTCAATATGTCCTATAACTCCCCCTATATCACTTGTTTCTGTAGTTAGGGAGCACTGTAAGTTAACAGGTTACTTAATCAAAAAATCAAGGTAACTCTGGTCTTTGAGGGATAAAAGACATTCAGATTTCTGTCCTACTACTTCTTAAGTTACTGGAGTTCATCACTTCCTtagattaaaatgattaaattattcCAGGTTTTTCCGGTAATTAAGAGTGGACACATTCAAACTGAGTTCCAATTCTCTGTCATGCTGAATAATGTTACCTATCTCAATAATGAGCTGTGAAGTAGTGCTTTAAATTCGTCATGGATGCccattttattgtattattgcCTTTTGTGAATTATGATTTTGTGAAAGTAAACTCAAAGATATCAGATCCAGAAAATGaaccttcatgtactgtatttgattcTAGATTCTAGAGTAGGTTGAACTTGAGTGCATAAATGAATCCCTGTAAAAGATAAGGATGTTTTTATATTGTGTACAAGATTTAAGTGAAATTGAAATGATTGAAAAATCACTTGTTTCAGGACAAAAGTCTTTCTGGGGCTGCTTggcaaaaaaaattaacaatggTGACTGATGGAAAAAGGACTTTAGGTCCTGGAGCAAAATTGTAGAGATTTAATCCTTGTgtagacattaaaaataaatgcataaacattatatacaaaattaatattcatatatcTTTTCTAGTAACTTCTGTTTGCTCTTATACACACTTTTAACCCTGAGAGCTGGTCCTTCTGCATATGCACATACATGACACACACGTATTATGACTGCCTGAGTGTCATAACAAATGGCAGCTGGTGCCAATCTGTCTTCTGTCACTCTTTCTCTAACAATAAATCTCTCTTTTCTGCTAAAGCTAAAAGTCCAAGCCACCTGTCTGAGTAATGTTATCCGGTTTTAACCCAGGTGACATGCATATCTCCAATTCTCTGTGGCGTTTCTGAAGTACCCTGTCATTGTCACTAACACCACATCTTGATTTTCTCTGAGGCTACGCGTCCTTGCCCTCCAGCAAGTTTATCCCAATCAATTTCCAACATGTAACTTTGCACTACCCCACAGTTTTTCCATTCTTGTACGTAGCAATTTCCTTGATATATTGTGACTTCCTTCATTTTTTCCTTCAGTTTTCATGCTTTACTACACCTATCTACTTCCATAGGCTTTATCCCAATTTCACTGTTctctactgtgcttttaccatgTAATAAACCAGTTACCGTCTATCTTAGCTACTCAGAATCCTGTTAACAAATTTTATCAAATTGTTTTCCAATATTAAATGCTGTGAAGCACAAAGAAGCATAGTGATATAGAGctgttcttttttatatatcatGTCATCATAGAAAGTCTGAACTGTACGTTTTAGTTTGGTCAATTCCAGAtaatcaaaaataataaaagtatcaACTGTACcttttacattattaataattaaattatctaaAACATTAAGAAATTGAAATGTCTCATTTATCGAAATCATCAATGAATCAGCCAAATGGATTGAAATAAAAACCTTGGCAGTAGATTTAAGCTACGAGCCACAGCAGTAGTTGTTAATGTTGGTAGTTTTCAATAAATCTTCTTTAAGATCAGTCCATTAAGACTGAACCTATAATATAagattaaaaatctaaaataaaatgtcaattaatTTTCAGATAAAACTACATTGGATAACATTTTTCAGCCACTcaggttaatgtacagtatacaggtgGACGCTACaatgtattaaatattgtaCAATTGGTACAAactaaattataataaaacaattttgatATGTTTCATCAAAGAGGGCTGAAGATCTGTATCTTAAAAGTAAAATTTCCCATTCAATGACAACCATTTCTGAACAAAACATTGGAGTCATTGAGTTCAAGGGTCACATAGACAGACTTCAAGCATTGCTCAGAGAGCAGATATGTTAACAAGTCCTCACCATTTTTATTCCCCAGAATTCTAGCAGAAACTAGCCATCGGTTGCAGGATGAGCCACTCATAAATTAACAAATGACTGACTTTTAAGAAAAAGGTTGCACTAGACTAACAAACCTATAGTTATGCTTGGCTTCTGGAAGCAAACTGAAAATTCTACAGGGCAGTTTTAGATTAGTTTGTCTATAGTCGTCCAATTCATGCAAGGATTTCACAGTAACAATTCTGTATCTTAACTTCTCACGTATTTATACTTGAAGCaatattaggttttcctgattCTGACAAATTGAATGGAATCATGTTTCGAATATGTAGTCCACATTTTAACTGTACAAATTCCTGTGCTAGCTACAAAATACCCTTGACACTTATTATAATTGTCtttattatcactttctttcattGCAAactagaaagaaaacagagaattcTAGATTTCTAAACTGCCTTAATTTATAACTGGGAGGCAGTGATTCTAGAGCTGGgtccctaggttcaattccagactggggatgctgtctgtgtggagtttgtgtgttctccctgtgttcgtgtgggtttcctccaggtactctggtttccttgCACAGTccagagatatactgtaggtcaatgAACTTCTGGGAACATTGGTCCTGTTGTGAGTTTGCCTTGGGCTTGTTGCTTGTCCAGATAAACTACACATCCACCACGACCCAGTatgggttagaaaatggatggatggagctGTCCACTATCGGCTGCTGGTACCACCTTTCTCTTTCTTCCACTTCctattattatgttattaacAGAATAATGTTGCCCGGAGTGGAACATATTATGCCCCAAATTTGTTTTTGGTCACTAACATACAGCAGGTCACAATggccacatgtactgtactgtaaaagtgTTCCATTTTCTTTCTGCGAGATCATGTTTGGACTGATAGAGATCATATATACTTACATGTCTGTTACTTAATTATCAATGACACGCCTTTACCAAGAGTGTTAAGGCCTTGTTGCTGTACTGGTGAGAGGTAAAAgacataaaaaagaaagtaaaaggGGACAGTGATATGTAAGAAACAGAGTCTTTCAGATGATAAAAGCAAGCTATTCTCCAGTACAGGTCTACTGTAAccttacagtgtgtgtgtgaggggactACCTATACAGTCTCACAGAGACTTGCAGCAGTATTAACTTTGACTGGGTACATCAGAGCTGTCTGGGGTCATCGCTTGTGTGCTTAGCAAATTTCTTAGAGAACAGGGGAAGGAAAGTGGGAAAAAATTGTAACAGAAAGTTTATCAGTTCATGTGATTTCTTATCTTGTGACGCTATCCATTCATTCCTGGTGCGGTAAGGGCTGTAGTTATCTTGATATGAGAGCGCATTGTTTATAGCAATccagagagcacacacacaggtacagtTCAGAGAGACAAATGAATATAAGCAGCGTGTCTTTGTAATGTGGGAAACGgccgagagaaaaaaaaacagtgacaacatgtgaactccacacagactgtaCCTCGTTTTCAATGCAAACTCAGAACCCAGGAGTTCCCAACAGTAACTCTATCCACCACACTACTGTACGGACCCTTCTGAATTCATGAGCCCATAAATTAGGGTAATATTCATAATTTGTATTGTCCTGAACTTTAGATACATTTTAGTATGgaaaatgtacatactgtattttacatctAGCTGTACCTAGATACAGTACCTGTCCATACAAATGATTGTTGGATTCCTTACGCTAAAAtgcaaaaatctcaatttagtCCAAAGCTAAGCCTTTaggttttcattctttttttttttactttaaagctgTGAAGGAGCCACACCCTGACTATTTAcattcattatatatatatattcatatatttcaTAAACTTTAGAAATAAGATACAGTCTTTATCATACACACTAGATGAGGTGATCTGGGGAGAACAGGTCAACTATTAAGGTTTTTAAAACACCTTCCTCTATTCACTGTGTTCACCTCACTCTTTCATGGTTTCTCAGTTTCTATTCCACCTTACCTGCAGCAAAAACAGTTTTGTGATCCCCTTCTCAGAATTAGAGAAAGACAAAAGGAGAGGGGATGCTAATACACTAGTATGGCATCGGACTAAAGTACTTCAGCTCCTTGactgacacaaacacagctATGCACTGTTTCAGTACCAAAATCTAAACTGTGGCTGAAGGAGTCCACAAAACTACTACCAATCTACACTGCCATGCAGCTGGAGTCCTTGTTATCACATGTAATAGGCTTTGTATTCTAATATTAAGTAACATCTTGTATTGGACCTTGGTAAActtaaatttgacttttttctgGACTTATGAAGCTTATTTTGGTACATCAGAATAAGACATTTGTCTCCATGTAATGTTAAGGGTACAGCAATCCACTTTTAAATTTGAGTTCCCTCACGTATGTTTATGCAAATTAAGCAGGCACATCATAAATAATGAATATCGATTTTTATTTATGCAATATACTTCACTGTATACAAGTCATTTTGCTAAACCTTAGtcaagagtttaaaaaaaaactgtgaacaCATGGTCAAGTTGTAATGTTTTTCATaaatttgaattttcttttccccccacacaaattaattaatatctTTACCATGCGTATTTCTTTCCTTGAAACTAGATATAATGAAggtgttgtttaaataaaaacgtaTGATTCGTTTATCTCACAGTAGCTCTGcggtaactacagtatgtgacagctCAAGGTAGACATGCAGTTTAACACCTACCGTTCCATACAATCTTCCTTTGTTATTCATTGCCACAAAGAGGTCACTTTTCATCCCATACAAGCTAACCACTCCTCGCTCTACAGTTGAGATTTCTAACAGAcctaattaaacaaaacatcagATGTTACACATTGCAAAAGAAAGACGAAGCAGTATAATGCAGAGTGACTCACAAAAGTGAGCATGCACTGTGCAGTTAAGGATGTTATAAAGGTAAGGAGTATTGTGATTAATAATCTTGCTAccgggaggaaaaaaaaactacgatttttttttatccaaaggGTTTAATTCCGTTAATGACAAGTTACAGTTTCAGGCGTGCATTATGACGCGTTTCTGGGCCAGTGGAAGGAGGCAGTGTAAAAATAAGTTGGCGTCTAAATTCGTCCAAGCATTCATGTCGTGTTTGAGCCTGGAAAGATATTTAGCACTGATTGATACTGGGTTTTTTAATAGATTTGTCTTTGGTTTAAAAAGACACCCGCGGTCTGCCAGTGGCCCATTTAAATGTCATGCAAATAAGAATACAGGTGCTGCTTATGTCGATAAGTATTAATGAATGCTCATGTTATGCGTTGTCATTTGCATGACATTTCTGGATGCAACTCACTGTACTGGTTTTCATTATGTACACCGTTTATCCTTCCGTCCGGGAGGATCTGAAGGTGAAACCCGATTCCCACGTTGCAGTAGAGCCTCCGCACTCTCTTGATACCCAGCAAATAGTCTCTCTCCCAGTTCAGTTCTGATCTCTCCCCTGAGATCCCAAGAATGGAGCCGGAGGACAGAGTCTCCCATCTTTTGTCCAGTAACGTTCCATCAGTCCTATTTGGAATCGGATATGATGACACAATCCCCACCAGGTGTCCCAGGAGAAGAATCGCAGGCAACGTCCAGTGAGTGTTGGCCTCGTAGGACATACTGATGAGGAGCCTTTGCGCAATGCCCATCCGGTTTACCTTCGGGGCACGTGGTCAGAATTAATGGCCCTAAAAATACCACTCTTCTTGTTTTCCTTCCTTCGGCATGGTGGCAGAGGCTTATTTTTGGAAGGCAGATCAGGGTTTCGGGCATGAAACGATAGCCCGAGCGCAGTGTTGGAGTTGGAAACGGAGAGAGAGCGGCAGAGTTTAAGTTGGTGACGATTACCATGTTTTGAAGCTCCGGTCGGAGAGGATGCCAGGCGTCCGCATCTTTTTTATGACATCACGGTGACTTCTGCGCGGCCCCCCCATCAAAAGTAAAAGTTGCAAGCCAGCAAGAACGGCAGCGCTGATCAGCAATGCCAAGTCTTCTGGGAGTTCGGATGAATGCTGTCATTCCACGTGcgagaggacagagaggagccTCATTGGATGGCTTTGAGCGATCATGGGACATGATGGGCACTTTGGAAGAGCCCAAATTGGGCCGGTGGTCATATGTCTGACAGGCTGCTTCCTTATTTAGAAAGAAGGTGTAAAAACAGTCCAGTGGTCACCAGAGAGCAATGATAATCCCGTAAGCAACTTCCTGTGCTGTTTATCCAGTAAGTTTACATTAGGATACTTAGCATTTTtcgcttctgaaaaaaaaagtgttcaaaTAAGACCTTTAGTTAAAATCACTGTCTTGGAATGCGTGGCTTAAAGGTATTTATGGAATGTCACATACACTGCAATGTTGTAG is part of the Lepisosteus oculatus isolate fLepOcu1 chromosome 7, fLepOcu1.hap2, whole genome shotgun sequence genome and encodes:
- the fgf6b gene encoding fibroblast growth factor 6b, whose translation is MGIAQRLLISMSYEANTHWTLPAILLLGHLVGIVSSYPIPNRTDGTLLDKRWETLSSGSILGISGERSELNWERDYLLGIKRVRRLYCNVGIGFHLQILPDGRINGVHNENQYSLLEISTVERGVVSLYGMKSDLFVAMNNKGRLYGTATFQDECKFKEILLPNNYNAYESSVYGGAYIALSKHGRVKRGNKVSPAITVTHFLPRI